Proteins encoded together in one Hymenobacter monticola window:
- a CDS encoding DUF2795 domain-containing protein, producing MYWTLELASYLEDAPWPATKDELIDFSIRSGAPMEVVENLQALEDDGQPYENIEEVWPDYPTKEDFMFNEDEY from the coding sequence ATGTATTGGACACTCGAACTGGCTTCTTACCTGGAAGATGCTCCCTGGCCGGCCACCAAAGACGAACTGATTGACTTTTCCATCCGCTCGGGTGCGCCCATGGAAGTGGTAGAAAACCTCCAAGCCCTGGAAGACGACGGCCAGCCCTACGAGAACATCGAGGAAGTGTGGCCCGACTACCCCACCAAGGAGGACTTCATGTTCAACGAGGACGAGTATTAA
- a CDS encoding ABC transporter ATP-binding protein: MLVRNLFLCLPGPAFVAVVGHNGSGKTTLFRVLTGQLPYQGSVQLLGQEVRGLQRAASAGLLGYLPQRGSIDFAISVRELVVMGRYRHHGLLSAYAPADYALADVALARVGMAHLAGRDFTQLSGGEQQLVWLAQLSLQDAQVYLLDEPTQQLDVYYRRQVFSLLHGWASTQGKTVLCSTHDLDNLSDLTGFLLNLSEPQPQLRPINAASVQEARHWLEQAPILR, translated from the coding sequence GTGTTGGTCCGCAACCTTTTTTTGTGCCTGCCGGGGCCAGCCTTTGTAGCGGTGGTGGGTCATAATGGCAGCGGCAAAACCACGCTGTTTCGGGTGCTTACTGGCCAGCTGCCCTACCAAGGCAGCGTGCAGTTGCTGGGGCAGGAAGTGCGCGGCCTGCAGCGGGCCGCCTCGGCAGGCTTGCTGGGCTACCTGCCTCAGCGCGGCAGCATCGACTTTGCCATTTCCGTGCGTGAGCTGGTGGTGATGGGCCGCTACCGCCACCACGGCCTGCTCAGCGCGTATGCCCCAGCAGATTATGCGCTGGCCGATGTGGCCCTGGCCCGCGTGGGCATGGCGCACCTGGCCGGGCGCGACTTCACCCAGCTATCGGGCGGCGAGCAGCAGCTGGTGTGGCTGGCGCAGCTCAGCCTTCAGGATGCGCAGGTGTACCTGCTCGACGAGCCCACCCAGCAGCTCGACGTGTACTACCGCCGCCAGGTGTTCAGCCTGTTGCACGGCTGGGCCAGCACGCAGGGCAAAACGGTGCTCTGCAGCACGCACGACCTCGACAACCTGTCTGATTTGACCGGTTTCTTGCTGAACCTGTCAGAACCGCAGCCGCAGCTACGGCCCATCAACGCGGCTTCTGTGCAGGAAGCCCGCCACTGGCTGGAACAAGCGCCCATTTTGCGCTGA
- a CDS encoding lycopene cyclase family protein, whose translation MPAPPLASDSDFDYLIVGGGAAGLSLAFHMAQEPRLATKKVLLIEPEAKDQNDRTWSFWTDVPTVFDGVVAHEWSQIAFRSPGFDKIIDLGRYRYKTINGLDYYRFVRRALADNPQFRFEQGHVTALENTASGVRATTATGAFTARYGFDSRPPDLAKLRQPEKHRYLLQHFVGWEVETDADVFNPTTMEFMDFRGEQQHEARFIYVLPYTARKALVEYTLFSENVLLKTEYEAAIRDYLTNTLGLKAYRITAEEVGAIPMTDHPLPARHGPHIINLGTRGGRAKPSTGYAFKRIQQHSARLVAALAGTGHPPVDATGDKWQFKLFDTLLLDIMKRRGESTRDIFRQLFERNPVERIFRFLDETTSWADNFRIMNSVSPGPFMRSIAHVLRGRPGRRA comes from the coding sequence ATGCCTGCTCCTCCCCTCGCTTCTGATTCTGATTTTGACTACCTCATTGTGGGCGGCGGCGCAGCGGGCCTGAGTCTGGCGTTTCACATGGCGCAGGAGCCACGCTTGGCCACAAAAAAAGTATTGCTCATCGAACCCGAAGCCAAAGACCAAAATGACCGCACCTGGTCGTTCTGGACCGATGTGCCCACGGTTTTTGACGGTGTCGTAGCACATGAGTGGAGCCAGATTGCCTTCCGCAGTCCCGGCTTTGACAAGATTATTGACCTGGGGCGCTACCGCTACAAGACCATCAACGGGCTGGACTACTACCGTTTCGTGCGGCGCGCGCTGGCCGATAATCCGCAGTTCCGTTTCGAGCAGGGCCACGTGACGGCGCTGGAGAATACGGCTAGCGGCGTCCGGGCCACTACGGCCACCGGAGCGTTCACGGCCCGCTACGGCTTTGATAGCCGGCCGCCCGACCTGGCGAAGCTCCGGCAGCCGGAAAAGCACCGCTACCTGCTGCAGCACTTTGTGGGGTGGGAAGTGGAAACCGATGCGGATGTGTTCAACCCGACGACAATGGAGTTCATGGACTTCCGCGGCGAGCAGCAACACGAGGCACGGTTCATCTACGTGCTGCCCTACACGGCCCGCAAAGCACTGGTGGAGTACACCCTGTTCTCCGAAAACGTGCTGCTGAAAACGGAATACGAGGCCGCCATTCGAGACTATCTGACCAATACGCTGGGCCTAAAAGCCTACCGCATAACCGCCGAGGAAGTCGGTGCCATCCCGATGACGGACCACCCGCTACCGGCCCGCCACGGGCCGCACATTATCAACCTCGGCACGCGCGGCGGGCGCGCCAAGCCCAGCACCGGCTATGCCTTTAAACGCATTCAGCAGCACTCGGCGCGGCTGGTGGCGGCGCTGGCCGGCACCGGCCACCCGCCGGTGGATGCCACCGGCGATAAATGGCAATTTAAGCTGTTCGACACCTTACTGCTCGATATTATGAAGCGGCGCGGCGAGAGCACGCGCGACATTTTCCGGCAGTTGTTCGAGCGCAACCCCGTGGAGCGCATTTTCCGCTTTCTGGACGAGACGACTTCGTGGGCCGACAATTTCCGCATCATGAATTCGGTGTCGCCGGGGCCATTCATGCGTTCCATTGCGCACGTGCTGCGCGGGCGGCCGGGCCGGCGCGCCTAA
- a CDS encoding LOG family protein, protein MALEDEQRLRKAFVDKDWNEIKIADSWQIFKVMAEFVEGFEKMSKIGPCVSIFGSARTKPENPYYQMAEEIAAKLVRHGYGVITGGGPGIMEAGNKGARAEGGKSVGLNIELPFEQTHNIYIDQDKCIDFDYFFVRKVMFVKYAQAFVGMPGGFGTLDELFEAMTLIQTKKISRFPIVLVGSAYWNGLFQWIKDVMLHEEHNISPEDLNLVQIVDDASEAVKIIDDFYHKYLLSPNF, encoded by the coding sequence ATGGCCCTGGAAGACGAGCAACGCCTGCGCAAAGCCTTCGTCGACAAGGACTGGAACGAGATTAAAATTGCCGACAGCTGGCAGATTTTCAAGGTGATGGCCGAGTTTGTGGAGGGCTTCGAGAAGATGTCCAAAATCGGCCCGTGCGTAAGCATCTTCGGCTCGGCTCGCACCAAGCCCGAGAATCCTTACTACCAAATGGCCGAGGAAATCGCGGCCAAGCTGGTGCGCCACGGCTACGGCGTCATCACGGGCGGCGGCCCCGGCATCATGGAAGCCGGCAACAAGGGCGCCCGCGCCGAAGGCGGCAAGTCGGTGGGCCTCAACATTGAGCTGCCTTTTGAGCAAACGCACAACATCTACATCGACCAGGACAAGTGCATCGACTTCGACTACTTCTTCGTGCGCAAGGTGATGTTTGTGAAGTACGCGCAGGCCTTCGTGGGCATGCCCGGCGGCTTTGGCACGCTCGACGAGCTATTTGAAGCCATGACGCTGATTCAAACCAAGAAAATCAGCCGCTTCCCCATCGTGCTGGTGGGCTCGGCCTACTGGAACGGCCTGTTTCAGTGGATTAAGGACGTGATGCTGCACGAAGAGCACAACATCTCGCCCGAGGACCTGAACCTGGTGCAGATTGTGGACGACGCCAGCGAAGCCGTGAAAATCATCGACGACTTCTACCACAAGTACCTGCTGTCGCCGAATTTCTAG
- a CDS encoding Glu/Leu/Phe/Val dehydrogenase dimerization domain-containing protein: MLDLLTKFENKRPEIVFEWQDAETEAEGWVVINSLRGGAAGGGTRMRKGLDKREVESLAKTMEVKFTVSGPAIGGAKSGINFDPQDPRKRGVLERWYRAVFPLLKNYYGTGGDLNVDEIHEVIPITEEYGLWHPQEGVVNGHYRATEPQKIQKLGQLRQGVIKVVEDAAFSPDLARKYTVADLITGYGVAEAVRHYYRLWPGTDLRGQRAIIQGWGNVGAAAAYYLAGQGVRIVGIIDRAGGLLSAEGLGLEEIRALLLARQGNALTADQLLPFAEINEKIWSVGADIFIPAAASRLVTRGQVEQLVAGGLKVISCGANVPFADPEIFFGPTGLFADERTAVVPDFIANCGMARVFAYLMETGAEITDQAIFADTSRIIGAALERTHAENAAPTGIAQRSFEMALRQLV, translated from the coding sequence ATGCTTGACTTACTCACAAAATTTGAAAACAAGCGCCCCGAAATCGTCTTCGAGTGGCAAGACGCTGAAACCGAAGCCGAGGGTTGGGTCGTCATCAATTCCTTGCGCGGCGGGGCCGCCGGCGGCGGCACGCGCATGCGCAAGGGCCTCGACAAGCGCGAGGTGGAAAGCCTGGCAAAAACGATGGAGGTCAAGTTCACGGTATCAGGGCCGGCAATCGGTGGGGCAAAATCGGGTATCAATTTTGACCCGCAGGACCCGCGCAAGCGCGGCGTACTCGAACGCTGGTACCGGGCCGTGTTCCCACTGCTGAAAAACTATTACGGCACTGGTGGGGACCTTAACGTAGACGAGATACATGAGGTTATTCCTATTACTGAGGAATACGGTCTTTGGCATCCGCAGGAGGGCGTGGTGAACGGGCATTACCGCGCCACCGAACCCCAAAAAATCCAGAAGCTGGGCCAGCTTCGCCAGGGCGTCATCAAAGTGGTGGAAGACGCGGCTTTTTCGCCCGACCTGGCCCGCAAATACACCGTGGCCGACCTCATCACCGGCTACGGCGTGGCCGAGGCCGTGCGCCACTACTACCGCCTTTGGCCCGGCACCGACTTGCGCGGGCAGCGCGCCATCATCCAGGGCTGGGGCAACGTGGGCGCGGCGGCGGCCTACTACCTGGCCGGGCAGGGCGTGCGCATCGTGGGCATCATCGACCGGGCCGGCGGCTTGCTGAGCGCCGAGGGATTGGGCCTGGAAGAAATCCGGGCGCTGCTGCTGGCCCGCCAGGGCAACGCCCTCACGGCCGACCAGTTGCTGCCGTTTGCCGAAATCAACGAGAAAATCTGGTCGGTTGGGGCCGACATCTTTATTCCGGCCGCTGCGTCGCGCTTGGTAACGCGCGGGCAGGTGGAGCAACTGGTAGCCGGGGGCCTCAAGGTGATTAGCTGCGGCGCCAACGTGCCGTTTGCTGACCCCGAAATCTTCTTCGGCCCCACCGGCCTGTTCGCCGACGAGCGCACGGCCGTGGTGCCCGATTTCATTGCCAACTGCGGCATGGCCCGCGTGTTTGCCTACCTGATGGAAACCGGCGCCGAAATCACCGACCAAGCCATTTTCGCCGATACCTCGCGCATCATCGGGGCCGCCCTGGAGCGCACGCACGCCGAGAATGCGGCGCCTACCGGCATTGCGCAGCGCTCGTTTGAGATGGCGCTGCGGCAGCTGGTATAA
- a CDS encoding ArsR/SmtB family transcription factor has translation MKPLHSRVEAQQLDRAAAMLKVLSHPKRLAIVDLLGKTKGKDSQMSVTDIYQALDLPQAIASQHLITLKDRGVLKSSKVGTKIYYSLAVPQLLKVIDTLEDYSGRL, from the coding sequence ATGAAACCATTGCATTCGCGTGTTGAAGCGCAACAGTTGGACCGTGCCGCGGCTATGCTCAAGGTTCTCTCGCATCCCAAACGACTGGCTATAGTTGACCTGCTGGGCAAAACCAAGGGCAAGGACAGCCAAATGTCGGTTACCGATATCTACCAAGCCCTCGACCTGCCGCAGGCCATTGCCTCGCAGCACCTCATCACCCTCAAAGACCGGGGCGTGCTGAAATCAAGCAAGGTGGGCACCAAAATTTATTACTCCCTGGCAGTGCCGCAGCTGCTCAAAGTAATTGACACCCTGGAAGATTATTCGGGCCGATTGTAA
- the coaE gene encoding dephospho-CoA kinase (Dephospho-CoA kinase (CoaE) performs the final step in coenzyme A biosynthesis.): MLRIGITGGIGSGKSIASRLFQALGVPTYDADSRARWLMENGAELRQQLSAAFGPDTYDAAGRLNRPALAGTVFNNPALLAQLNGLVHPHVGTDFEQWAAAQAAAGHAYVLKEAALLFEAGSYKQLDRVIMVYAPLAVREARVLRRDPHRSLAEVRAIMAKQMSEEEKMQRADHVLTNDDAQPLLPQVLALHAAFSQPAGA, from the coding sequence ATGTTGCGCATTGGCATCACCGGCGGCATCGGCTCGGGCAAGAGCATTGCCAGCCGCTTATTTCAGGCCCTCGGCGTGCCTACCTATGACGCCGACTCGCGCGCCCGCTGGCTGATGGAGAACGGCGCCGAACTGCGCCAACAGCTCAGCGCCGCCTTCGGCCCCGACACTTACGATGCCGCCGGCCGGCTCAACCGCCCGGCGCTGGCCGGTACGGTGTTCAACAACCCGGCGCTGCTGGCCCAGCTCAACGGGCTGGTACACCCGCACGTGGGCACCGACTTTGAGCAGTGGGCCGCCGCCCAGGCCGCCGCCGGCCACGCCTACGTGCTCAAGGAGGCCGCCCTGCTCTTCGAAGCCGGCTCCTACAAGCAGCTTGACCGCGTCATCATGGTGTATGCGCCGCTGGCCGTGCGGGAGGCGCGCGTGCTTCGGCGCGACCCGCACCGCTCCCTGGCCGAGGTGCGGGCCATCATGGCCAAGCAAATGAGCGAGGAAGAGAAAATGCAGCGGGCCGACCATGTGCTAACCAACGACGACGCACAGCCGCTGCTGCCACAGGTGCTGGCCCTGCATGCGGCGTTCAGCCAGCCGGCGGGGGCATAA
- a CDS encoding YbbR-like domain-containing protein: MAGPLTRASRLVRWFVRPFAGQEPSFYRAVTACLLAAGLFWQMNALNKTYTTRVSCPLAWHYDSARYVPLRPLPTALPVTVTGQGWRLLRANMGWGTHPADLRPVPLPGTRYLPPEAWRRGLQIALEGVQVNEWAGDTLRLTFDRYATRRLPLVLVSDSAQEKAAHLTPAVAAFRGPATLINALPSPYPVALPPGTPDTDGTEVALVAPAQVRPSVSSVRVIQPSASAQPRAPKAPKP, translated from the coding sequence ATGGCCGGGCCCCTCACCCGGGCCAGCCGGCTCGTGCGCTGGTTTGTGCGGCCCTTCGCGGGGCAGGAGCCCAGCTTTTACCGCGCCGTGACGGCCTGTTTGTTGGCCGCCGGCCTGTTCTGGCAGATGAATGCCCTGAACAAGACCTACACCACCCGCGTGAGCTGCCCGCTGGCCTGGCACTACGACTCGGCCCGCTACGTACCGCTACGGCCGCTGCCGACGGCGTTGCCGGTCACGGTCACGGGCCAGGGCTGGCGCTTGCTGCGGGCCAACATGGGCTGGGGCACCCACCCGGCCGACCTGCGCCCCGTGCCCTTGCCCGGCACCCGCTACCTACCGCCCGAGGCCTGGCGCCGTGGCCTGCAAATCGCCCTGGAAGGCGTGCAGGTGAACGAATGGGCCGGCGACACCCTGCGCCTCACCTTCGACCGCTACGCCACGCGCCGCCTGCCCCTGGTGTTGGTTTCGGATTCTGCCCAGGAAAAAGCCGCGCACCTGACTCCAGCCGTCGCGGCATTTCGCGGGCCAGCCACTTTGATTAACGCGCTGCCCAGCCCTTACCCCGTCGCCCTGCCGCCGGGCACGCCCGATACCGACGGTACGGAAGTGGCGCTTGTTGCTCCCGCGCAGGTGCGGCCGTCCGTCTCCAGCGTGCGCGTCATCCAACCGTCCGCTTCGGCCCAGCCGCGTGCCCCCAAAGCCCCCAAACCCTGA
- the yajC gene encoding preprotein translocase subunit YajC, whose protein sequence is MLLTLLLQAATGMDVTQLIIPIAIGLVFYFFMIRPQQKRTADAKAFRQSLAKGSRVVTIGGLHGLVVDLTDETVVVEVDRGVKLRFDRSAIAREVGSKATAAATETPAAS, encoded by the coding sequence ATGCTGTTGACTTTGCTCTTGCAAGCCGCCACTGGAATGGACGTTACCCAGCTCATCATTCCCATTGCCATTGGCTTGGTGTTTTACTTCTTTATGATTCGGCCCCAGCAGAAGCGCACGGCCGACGCCAAAGCCTTCCGCCAGTCGCTGGCAAAGGGCTCACGCGTTGTCACCATCGGCGGCCTGCACGGCTTGGTGGTCGACCTGACTGATGAAACCGTGGTGGTGGAGGTAGACCGCGGCGTGAAGCTGCGCTTCGACCGTTCGGCCATTGCCCGTGAGGTGGGTAGCAAAGCCACCGCTGCGGCCACCGAAACTCCTGCCGCTAGCTAG
- a CDS encoding DUF1573 domain-containing protein, whose amino-acid sequence MKYQILLAATLLLGACNRDKTEAGTEGMNAAANVTSDAANPTIDNPNVVNESEAVNPNAPVMKFAEPEFDFGDIQPDSKVNHTFTFTNTGKSPLLIEDATASCGCTTPSWTKEPIAPGAEGKIEVQFDSRGKQGIIGKQVAVRANTQPTITTIFIKGNVLTAGDKKPL is encoded by the coding sequence ATGAAATACCAGATTCTCCTGGCGGCCACGCTTCTGCTGGGCGCCTGCAACCGCGACAAAACAGAGGCCGGTACCGAAGGCATGAACGCGGCCGCCAACGTGACTTCCGACGCTGCCAACCCCACCATCGACAACCCCAATGTGGTAAATGAAAGCGAGGCCGTCAACCCCAATGCGCCGGTGATGAAATTTGCCGAGCCTGAGTTTGACTTCGGTGACATTCAACCCGATAGCAAGGTCAATCATACGTTCACCTTCACCAACACCGGCAAGTCGCCGCTGCTGATAGAGGACGCCACTGCTTCCTGTGGCTGCACCACGCCCAGCTGGACCAAAGAGCCCATTGCCCCCGGCGCCGAGGGCAAGATTGAGGTACAGTTTGACAGCCGCGGCAAACAAGGCATCATCGGCAAGCAGGTGGCGGTACGGGCCAACACCCAGCCCACCATCACCACCATATTCATCAAAGGCAACGTGCTGACGGCCGGCGACAAAAAGCCACTTTAA
- a CDS encoding isocitrate/isopropylmalate dehydrogenase family protein, translating into MHVVTLIPGDGIGLEITKAVTDIFAAAQVPVQWEEQNAGQTTFDQSGELIPNALLKSLEKNKVALKGPITTPVGKGFRSINVTLRQKYDLYQNVRPSKTTSGIQTRYEGIDLVLFRENTEGLYSGLELWDERLGIADAIARVTVEGSRKICRAAFAYAAKHGRKKVTLAHKANIIKMAGTLMINACKEASLEFPEIVFEDKIIDNMCMQLVGKPEQFDVIVTTNLFGDLLSDLCAGLVGGLGVVAGANIGDNMAIFEAVHGSAPDIAGQGKANPTALLRSALMMLHHLGEHAKAEQIDKALEATLLNKEECTGDLGGKASTSQFAQSIIAKL; encoded by the coding sequence ATGCACGTAGTAACCCTCATTCCCGGCGACGGCATAGGCCTCGAAATCACGAAAGCGGTAACCGATATTTTCGCTGCGGCGCAGGTGCCGGTACAATGGGAAGAGCAGAACGCGGGCCAGACCACGTTTGACCAATCGGGCGAGTTGATTCCGAACGCGCTGCTCAAATCACTGGAAAAGAATAAGGTGGCCCTCAAAGGCCCCATCACCACGCCGGTGGGCAAAGGCTTCCGCAGCATCAACGTGACGCTGCGCCAGAAGTACGACCTCTACCAGAACGTGCGCCCCAGCAAAACCACGTCCGGCATCCAGACCCGCTACGAGGGCATCGACCTCGTGCTCTTCCGCGAAAACACCGAAGGTCTGTACTCCGGCCTGGAGCTGTGGGATGAGCGCCTTGGCATTGCCGACGCCATTGCCCGCGTCACGGTGGAGGGCTCGCGCAAAATTTGCCGCGCCGCCTTCGCCTACGCCGCCAAGCACGGCCGCAAAAAGGTGACGCTGGCCCATAAAGCCAACATCATCAAGATGGCCGGCACGCTGATGATTAACGCCTGCAAAGAAGCCAGCCTGGAGTTCCCCGAGATTGTGTTCGAGGACAAAATCATCGACAACATGTGCATGCAGCTCGTGGGCAAGCCCGAGCAGTTCGACGTGATTGTAACCACCAACCTGTTCGGCGATTTGTTGTCGGACCTCTGCGCCGGCCTCGTGGGCGGCTTGGGTGTGGTGGCTGGCGCCAACATCGGCGACAACATGGCCATTTTTGAAGCCGTGCACGGCTCGGCGCCCGACATCGCCGGCCAGGGCAAAGCCAATCCCACCGCCCTGCTCCGCTCGGCCTTGATGATGCTGCATCACTTGGGCGAGCACGCCAAAGCCGAACAAATCGACAAAGCCCTGGAAGCCACTTTGCTGAACAAGGAAGAATGCACCGGCGACCTGGGCGGCAAAGCCAGCACCAGCCAGTTTGCTCAAAGCATTATCGCCAAGCTGTAG
- a CDS encoding YtxH domain-containing protein, whose product MASKTTTGILCFAGGALAGAALGLLYAPEPGTETRSWLSYQLEKYRSVLADLTDSLVTSREGAGQSYAKSEGQRVISDAKSKAEQLLGDVDQLINQINSRKGA is encoded by the coding sequence ATGGCTAGCAAAACCACCACCGGCATCCTGTGCTTTGCAGGCGGCGCCCTCGCCGGCGCAGCCCTTGGCTTGCTCTATGCGCCCGAACCCGGCACCGAAACCCGCTCCTGGCTCAGCTACCAGCTGGAGAAGTACCGCTCCGTGCTGGCCGACCTCACCGACAGCTTGGTGACCAGCCGCGAAGGCGCAGGCCAGTCTTACGCCAAAAGCGAAGGCCAGCGCGTGATTTCCGACGCCAAATCCAAAGCCGAGCAACTGCTGGGCGACGTCGACCAGCTCATCAACCAAATCAATTCCCGCAAGGGCGCTTAA
- the nusB gene encoding transcription antitermination factor NusB, translating into MLNRRLLRIKVMQSLYSYHQAVGADFLLAQDRIAAAFEPDLTAKEAPDRRKLEGQRKLGDAQLRDWYRTGNAPEKTDDKAVDKAVADAINSFQNQVKKDADLYAGQLLVGAESIHDQYLHLLNLPKALLGVLEEEQSREERRRLGPSENALDTSRLHQNKAIAKLMANEQLQSTTIRRKLAWEGAEELEALTAAWQEMKADETILAYLNGKDTDAPELDYNTDLEILRHIYKDFVFKGEALPRQLEAADLNWEENRPIVRNLVLKTLKMLPFEADEKQELMNLSANWQDDREFAETLYKQTLIEDDKMEKLIAGSVQNWDVERVALLDKIILKMALTEMQLFRGIPVKVTINEYIEISKLYSTPKSKQFVNGILDKLATDLAASGDIRKSGRGLLDNQ; encoded by the coding sequence ATGCTCAACCGCCGCCTCCTTCGTATCAAAGTCATGCAGTCGCTCTACTCCTACCACCAGGCGGTGGGAGCCGATTTCCTGCTGGCGCAGGACCGCATCGCGGCTGCTTTCGAGCCCGACCTGACGGCCAAAGAGGCCCCCGACCGCCGCAAGCTGGAAGGCCAGCGCAAGCTGGGCGACGCCCAGCTCCGCGACTGGTACCGCACCGGCAACGCCCCTGAGAAGACGGACGACAAAGCCGTGGACAAGGCCGTGGCCGACGCCATCAACTCCTTCCAGAACCAGGTGAAGAAGGACGCCGACCTTTACGCCGGCCAGCTGCTGGTGGGCGCCGAAAGCATTCACGACCAGTACCTGCACCTGCTCAACCTGCCCAAGGCCCTGCTGGGCGTGCTGGAGGAAGAGCAGAGCCGCGAGGAGCGCCGCCGCCTGGGCCCCAGCGAAAACGCGTTGGATACCAGCCGCCTGCACCAGAACAAGGCCATTGCCAAGCTGATGGCCAACGAGCAGCTGCAAAGCACCACCATCCGCCGCAAGCTGGCCTGGGAAGGCGCCGAGGAACTCGAAGCCCTCACGGCAGCCTGGCAGGAAATGAAGGCCGACGAAACCATCTTAGCCTACCTCAACGGCAAGGACACCGACGCGCCCGAGCTGGACTACAACACCGACCTCGAAATCCTGCGCCACATCTACAAGGACTTCGTCTTCAAAGGCGAAGCCCTGCCGCGCCAGCTCGAAGCAGCGGATTTGAACTGGGAGGAAAACCGGCCCATCGTGCGCAACTTGGTGCTGAAGACGCTGAAAATGCTGCCCTTCGAAGCCGACGAGAAGCAGGAACTGATGAACCTCTCGGCCAACTGGCAGGACGACCGCGAGTTTGCCGAAACGCTCTACAAGCAGACGCTCATCGAGGATGACAAGATGGAGAAGCTCATCGCCGGCTCGGTGCAGAACTGGGACGTGGAGCGTGTGGCCTTGCTCGACAAAATCATCCTGAAAATGGCCCTTACCGAGATGCAACTCTTCCGCGGCATTCCGGTGAAAGTGACCATCAACGAATACATTGAAATCAGCAAGCTCTACAGTACGCCCAAGAGCAAGCAGTTCGTGAACGGTATTCTTGACAAGCTGGCGACGGACCTGGCCGCCAGCGGCGACATCCGCAAATCGGGCCGCGGCCTGCTGGACAACCAGTAG
- a CDS encoding Glu/Leu/Phe/Val family dehydrogenase gives MIETQILAPESIFGQIAEHQHEQVVFCNDHETGLKAIIGIHNTVLGPALGGTRMWHYASDMEALNDVLRLSRGMTYKAAISGLNLGGGKAVIIGDAKTLKTEALLRKFGRFVKNLNGKYITAEDVNMTTKDMEYIRMETTHVAGLPESMGGSGDPSPVTAYGVYMGMKAAAKKAFGSESLTGKRIAVQGVGHVGTYLLEHLQKEGAKLIVTDYYEDRALDAANRFGAKAVGLEAIYDQDVDIYSPCALGATLNDDTIARLKCQVVAGCANNQLKVENQHGPELVRRGIVYAPDFLINAGGLINVYSEVTGASRQGALTQTEKIYDFTLQVLAKAEEEGTHPQAAAIKQAKERIASVGRVKSTY, from the coding sequence ATGATTGAAACCCAAATTCTGGCGCCTGAATCCATTTTTGGTCAGATTGCCGAGCACCAGCACGAGCAAGTCGTGTTTTGCAACGACCACGAGACGGGCCTGAAGGCCATTATCGGCATCCACAACACCGTGCTCGGGCCGGCCCTCGGCGGCACCCGCATGTGGCACTACGCTTCCGACATGGAAGCGCTGAACGACGTGCTGCGCCTCTCACGCGGCATGACCTACAAGGCCGCCATTTCGGGCCTGAATTTGGGTGGCGGCAAGGCCGTCATCATCGGCGACGCCAAAACGCTGAAGACAGAAGCCCTGCTGCGCAAGTTCGGGCGCTTCGTGAAGAACCTGAACGGCAAGTACATCACGGCCGAGGACGTGAACATGACCACCAAGGACATGGAATACATCCGCATGGAAACCACCCACGTAGCCGGCCTGCCCGAAAGCATGGGCGGCAGCGGCGACCCCTCGCCGGTAACGGCCTACGGCGTGTACATGGGCATGAAAGCCGCCGCCAAAAAAGCCTTCGGCTCCGAAAGCCTCACCGGCAAGCGCATTGCCGTGCAGGGCGTGGGCCACGTGGGCACCTACCTGCTGGAGCACCTTCAGAAAGAGGGCGCCAAGCTCATCGTAACCGATTACTACGAAGACCGCGCCCTGGATGCCGCCAACCGCTTCGGCGCCAAAGCCGTAGGCCTGGAAGCCATCTACGACCAGGACGTGGACATCTACTCGCCCTGCGCCCTGGGTGCCACCCTCAACGACGACACCATTGCCCGCCTCAAGTGCCAGGTAGTGGCTGGCTGCGCCAACAACCAACTCAAGGTTGAAAACCAGCACGGCCCCGAGCTGGTGCGCCGCGGCATTGTGTACGCCCCCGACTTCCTCATCAACGCCGGCGGCCTCATCAACGTGTACTCCGAGGTGACCGGCGCCAGCCGCCAGGGCGCCCTCACGCAAACCGAAAAAATTTACGATTTCACCCTCCAGGTTTTGGCAAAAGCCGAAGAAGAAGGCACGCACCCGCAGGCCGCCGCCATCAAGCAGGCCAAGGAGCGCATCGCCAGCGTGGGCCGGGTGAAGTCGACCTACTAA